Part of the Mastacembelus armatus chromosome 6, fMasArm1.2, whole genome shotgun sequence genome, tgtaactGCAAGAAATGACAAGGGGCAGTTAATGACATTGTTTTGCAGTATATAGTTTGGTATAGTATCGTTTATGAAACATGTTTGATGTTACAGAGATTTAGCCTAGAACTGTACATGTTCTTTTTGTTACACTGCCattgctgtaaaataaagtttcatttccCCTTTTTGACTAAACATTGCTGTGAGTTGCTTGTGCTAATGTCTCTTTCTCTACAGCTCTAAAAGtgatgaagaagaggatgagGTGTTTGTAGGTCCCGTCAGCCATAAGGAGAGGTGTGTCTCTGTTAATGTGGCATCTCGGATCAAGGACGGTGGTGACGGCGTACGGCTGAGCTGGAGCCCGCTGAGCGGAGATCAGCTGGAGGCTGTGTGTCAGGAAGCCCAGAGGCTGGCCACCCAGCTGCAGGGCAGCGACTCGAGCCAACTGCACTGTGAGGATGACGAGTCCAACgacaccaccaccaaggagGAATTCATCCTGGATGCAGAGACCAAAATGGGCGTGTTCTGTCAGCCCTCCATTGCACTCAGCCCAGTCAAACGCCAGACTTTCTGTGTGCAGGACAGTCCCATGAAGCAGCTGCCACCTGCTGTCCAGAAACGTCTGTTGAAAAGAAGCAGCACTGCTTCATCCACCCGCCCCATGGCCACCAAAGCAATTTCAGCCATCCGCCCCACTGTCACTAGCTCATCTGCTCGCTCCACTGCCAGACTCAGCACCTCCAGCCCTGTGGCTGTAGCAAAGGTCCAGCCCAGGGCGGTGCTGCGAGGGAAAGCCTTACTGGGCGTCGGTGTTGTGCTGCCAAGCAAACCGGCTGCCCCAACAACTGCCAGCACAACCAGCAAAGGCGGAGTTGAGAAAACCAGACTGCAACCACCGAGCAAAGTAGGAGAGAAGTTTGTGTTTTGCCTTTCAGTTCAAACTTTGTCTATAAAACACCAAACATAAGGACAGGCCAGTCATCTGTACCAGCAGATCTATCGTAGCATGAAGACTGGAGACAGACAACCAGTTAGTTTGGATGTGTCAGAGGGCAACAACATGTCCCACTGCTTCTCACCCtcacaaatttttttttttttccccctccatCTTTCAGGCTGTGGGGAATTGGAAGCGGAGCCCGGCCTCTCATTCTTCCAGCAGGGCGGAGTCTTATGAGGATCTGCTCTCTGATTCGATGAGCGTCACCTCTGACGTCAGCGATTCCTCCTTCAACTCCAGCCTGGTGGGAAAACGCACACTGGTTCCACCCACCAAGGTAACACACCTGTTTTCTGTCGCACAGGTGTGACTCTGGTCATACAAACATCTCCACCTGTTGGTCTGAGTCAGGCACTGCAGCCAAACACATTATTACAGataattagttgttttttttttctcatcatcaGAGTGTTGTGAGGAACCTGTCAGGGGTTAAAGCTCCAGCCCTTCAGAGCAAGAGGGTGACGGACAGGAGGAACACATCCTCATCCTCGTCCTCAGTGTCCAGCTTCAactccagcttctctctgtcgCCCGCTAAAGGTATGCTAACAGCTGCATCTAGCGCTTAGCAATAACTATCCATCCAGTGTAAAACAAGTACACAAACAGGAATCGTCTCAATCTGGTCACAAACTAAAAGGAGTCGTTTGTTTATGGTTTAAACCTCAGTCTGGCCATAAGAGACGGCACCTTCCGTCACCAGTTACCCAGCACCTCAGTCTAACTTCATCCAGTCAGAGCTTGCAGAGATACAGGTGTCATGTCTCCCCTCAGGGAAAGTGAATTCCTCTTTAAATCGGAGTCTGAGCAGCTCTACTGGCCCCACCCACAGCAGTGCCAACAGACCGGCCAATCACAGCAGACCGCGCCGCTCCACTGTCTCCGTTGCCGTACAACCAACAACCTCCAGCACCAGTCGCCGCTCGCTGTCCGCCCAGGCCAGGAAGCTGACTGAGGTAGAGCGCGCTAAAACTGCCAGGTCCACACCGCTCAAGAGAACCGAGGCTACACCCCTCCATCCGACACCCATAAAGAGAGTGTTGGAAAGGGCCGCCTCCATCCCCGCCACCGCCTCAGTCCGACCACAGACTGGATTGAAGGCCAAACCCAAACTGGAGGCCCTGGTCCTACCGACCCCCAGCAGCGGAGTCAGAGGAGTCCAGCACGGAGACAGTAAGATCTGCCATGTTACTGTCTGTTTATCCAGTCATTAGTTGTTTAGACACACTGAAGCAGATAAATATAGACGTGTCCATTGTCTCCTCCTGTATGTTGCATCACTAAACAGGAACTGAGATTTAGGAACTAAAAGTAACTCTTGACTCTGGAGGTGGTTTCTTATGACTCTGGTTGTATGTTTGGGCTCATCGTGGTGCTTCCGGTTCAGAAATAATTAGGACAGATCAGATGACTCCCTGGTGGGATTCTTGGTCTTCACCTTCAGAGCTGAGCGGATCAGTTTTAATCTGGGCCAAACCAAAGCAAGTTTTCAGTTTCTGTATCTGGTTCTCAACTACAGCCGTGAATTTATCCAGTTGTCTTGTGTGTTGTCTCCAGACGTCTCAAAGATGATGAACCCAAAGAGACTGATGTCAGCGAGCAGCATGGACAGGTACATGACCACACACCCTGTTAATACACTAGTCTGACCTTGGGTCACTGCAGGTAAAGTTCTGCCTGAGAGTGGGTCTGTAACAGAAACGGTAAAcactctcctctcctgcagTCTTCTTCAGAAGCCCTTTGCTGGTCATCTGACGCCCTTCGCTGGTCATCTGACCCCCCCTGCTGGTAACTGCAAGCTGCTGCAGGTGAAGGCTCGGCGTGCCTCTGCTCTCCCCACACCGGTGAGGAGATTGGCGTCCACCATCCCCTCGCCAACCAACCAGACCCGGCCCACCAAGCTGCTCTCCACCTCTGACCCTGCTCTGGCTCCCGACTCCACCTCGACCAGTagagagagcagctgcaggtgaGATGCtttatgctgctgctgctgaccaATAGGAAAGCTTCTGACATCTAAGGTGCAGTGTTAGTGTGGGTGAAGTGTATGGCCTGCAGGCACCCTCACCTTGTTCTTGTTGTTTGTAGCCCTGCACCTGCAGATTCAAAAGAGGCGGAGCCTGTGGACACACCTGACATTCAGCCCTTCTGTctagaggaggagatggagccCCCCACTGCCTCGCCCTGCAGCGCCCCACAACctgaccaatcagagagcaCAGATCCTGGAGCGCTGAGTGATGAGCAGTCGGAGCACAGCAGCAACCTGATCGAACTGGAGAGCACAGAGGAGAACAGCAGGAAGCCTGAGGTCACTTATGTTCTGTGTAACAGCTTCTCAGTTAAATTTCTAGAAATGAGTCGGAACATTCGGTGTTTAGATTAATGTCCATGCTGGCAAAGAGTTTTTGGACTGATTCACTTCACTTCAGGTTGATGTGAATCAGTCCAACCAGAATCACGATTACACCGAGTCCATCTCAGCTTTTGGTCTTGTTGAAGTTTCTGGTCCTGAACCTAAAAGTCTCTTTGTAGCCTCGTTGCTCATTCCCATCAGTTTGTGCCGTCAAACACGGTTTTAGTTCCGGTGATTTGGGAGGTTGTGGTGGGTCCGTGGTCTTGGTCCATGGACTCACTGCAGTTCTGAcattgcagtgtttgtgtgtgtgtgttggtccaGAGGACTCTGAAACAATCCTGTATCAGTGAGAGTAGTTTGCTCTCTGCTCCCTGGACActagaaaatacagtttttagcAGAGATGAACTGGGGAAATATTTGCTGTTGGTCAGAATTATTCATCAAACCAACGCGGCTCCTGAAACCCTGCTGTTAGAGCACACAGGTGAGTTCATGGCCTCACAGAATTATCCGTTAAAGTCAGTGTCATATGTAGAATTACATCAGTCACATGATTGATCAGCTGGAATGAGACTCATGCTGATGGTGTTTGATCCCAGGTAAATTAAACAACATTAAACTGCTGGTTCGTGTAGTTCAGTTCATCAGTCTGGCCTCTGTTCTGTCTCCAGGTTCTCCTGATGGATCTTCCAGCTCCAGCCCTGCAGCCTCAAGAGAAACTGCTCATTGACTTGACCAACACCCCCGACCTGATCCGGACCAGCAACAAGTCCTGCGCCGCCACCCAGGTAACTTGAGTCCTCACCTGCTCACGTCCACAGAGCGTGTGGTGCAGCACTGGTCTGTAAGGTTAAACTgtccaaaagtatgtggacagctCTGCCTGTCTCCATCAGTATTCAGTCAAACCAAAAGCAGCtgtaatcagtgtttttataaaaacacagcTGGAGACCAGCAGGTGAgcacagtgaaagtgaaagcCAAATATTTAACAAAGAAAACGGTGAATACTGGACCTTTATACTGTGACTGCTGCAGGTCTAACTAAACTGTTTACTAACAGGTTCAGCATGTCCACTTATAAAGCTGCTGGTGTTTCGGTGTTTCTGCTGCCCCCGTGTGGCAGAAATGTCACtttatactttatttaaactgttaaactgtTTCATATTAATGATTAAGATAATTAGGGGATAGTTAATGAATTAAAGCCCCTTCGTTTTAAAATTAAGGTGAgctgttgtttgtttctgcagctgaTCGACCTGAGCTCTCCGCTCATCAAGTGGAGTCCAGACGACAAGAAGGAGAACGCTCCTCTCATCAACCTGTCCTTCTGATCTCCACAGTGAACTGGactcaggttttttttttttttaatctccactAACATTAATATCAGTTCAGTTAATGAATAAGTGTGAATCAGTTCTTTGCTGAATCAGAGTATTATGTTTTGAAATGGTGAAAATATTCAGGGGATGTTTTTCTGCACCTGATTGtacttttaattttctgttgctgctcttattaatgtctaaataaatattgttaCTGTCACTACTGTAAATGTTGATgctcctgtctgtctcagtcCACATGCTGGAAACCGAAAGGTTCTGATGTGAGAACAGTGTGAGTGTTTACTGGCAGCTAAAGTGTcatgtatacacacactaaaactTGGACTTGGTCTCAGGTCCAAAAAAGTTCACAAGCTTTATGATCCACATAATTTTGGGACAGGCCTCACATCCACACTGTTCCTACTATCTTGTAGGTTTCAGTTTTGCAAAACTGGAGTCACCAAAGGATGAATCCTtctgagtctttttttttttttttgtcttccccCCTTTCTCTCCCCTCAAGCTCCGGAGTCTCCATCTCTTGTCCTCCAGTGCTACTGTgcagcttgttttccaactatcctgccctacccactgctgattacagCTGATtacagcagtgggtagggcaggtgtgttcagtcattcagaaactgcaagggcagggatagttggaagaCCTGCAGGACCATGTACCccgaggaccagggttggagacccctgctcgAGCTTCACCATGAGGATCATATTTGTGGTTTGGGGTTCAACTTTTGGATGGTTGATATGAAAGttatgttcatgttcatgtctcCCTCAGAATAAATTGTATTGATGATTTGTTAGAATCGACAATACAATTTAGAGCCAATAAAATTGATGTCTCagcatcatcaggtcaaaacaTAAGTTTGTCCTCAcaagtgcagctgtgtgtgtgtgtgtgtgtgtgtgtgtgtgtgtgtgtctgaccgTGTGACCAAAAGTGAGAGTGAGTCTGACCGTGTGACCAAAAGTGAGAGTGAGTCTGACCGTGTGACCAAAAGTGAGAGTGAGTCTGACCGTGTGACCAAAAGTGAGAGTGAGTCTGACCGTGTGACCAAAAGTGAGAGTGAGTCTGACCGTGTGACCAAAAGTGAAAGTGAGTCTGACCGTGTGACCAAAAGTGAAAGTGAGTCTGACCGTGTGACCAAAAGTGAAAGTAACACTAATTCTCGTAAAGGCTGATGAAAGTTGCTGACGGTGCCAAGTGTGTTGCTGTAATTTGTACTGCTGATTGCCGCCTCATGACAGCTCTTGTTCTTTATTCCTACACCACTCAAAGTCCTGTCCTGCCTGAAATGAAGCCAAGTTTGCAGAACTTCCTTTAGCCTCTGCCAAGTGcttcaatgaaaaacaaatcaggcAAATCAGTAAAAGATTCAAGGTGTGTTCTTTCCTTCTGATACTGAATCAGCTACAGATGGGTGCAGCAGACTTTTTGTTCTGCAACTggttcagatttatttttttcctttgtatACTTTTCAGGCTCCGCACGttctgaatatgtttttttttttttgtgtgtgtctacaatATATAGTACTGTGTcccataaatactgtatgtagttGTGCATACAGTAGTTGAGGAAAGTGCTGCTGGGTAGACAGGTGGATGTGTTACAGACCTGCTTTAGCAGCACCAAATGTTCCTGAAAGTCaaaaagaaacagcattttGAGTCTTTTTATTGTGTTGGAGTTACACTAAGCATAAACCAAAAGTGGCTGTGTACTGCAATATGTGCAGTCCGAATGAAATGTGGAAATAGTTAGTACTTTACAAGAAGAGTGATACAGAAGGTAATAGAGCCGATATTTTTAACGATGACATGTTTACACGTCTTACCATCACGTACGTGTTGAGAAATGGTACATAAAAAATTTTACTTTCAGTATCAGGCCTATCTGGACACTCCTCCCAGTCCGAGTTGACATAAAGCTGTAGATTAGGAGGAGCCGTTATAAACGTGAGGTCAGGTCCACTGTACCTGTTGGAGCAAGAGAGAAGCAAGAAGAAGACGACGGCATCAAGATGGTGGACCATGATCTGGCACTAGAAGCCCTGAGCGCACTCTGCAATACCAGAGTAACATCTTCTCAGAAACACAGCGGTCTCCTTCCTAATTCAGTGCAGCTGTACAGCAACAAGCTCATCCGTCAACTCCTGGACGGTGAAGCATCCTGGTAATTATGACGAAAGggatttttaacatttttacatttttcaacaTCTATGATTATTTCTATAAAGTACATAGATTTTAAACTGTCTGCATTCAGTTTTGATGTAGtttgtatatattatatttatatatttgtcgTTCTGTAACACATAAAGCTGAGATATTTTTCTGTGGCCATAATCCTCATCATACTAGCAGCAGCCAGTAGCATTTAGTTCAAATTAACACTGTCCAGTAAATGCAGCCTCACAGACATGTTAACATGAACACAGTCCCTGATCCCAGACTCAAAGGTTCACTAACATGTTTGAAATAACACGTCTTGTTCTCCCTACACAGCCCTGTGGCAGGACGCATCCTCCATCACATCCACACCGGAGGCCAAGCAAGAGGCCCCTTCCCTTTTGACGTAGATGTTAATAAAATCACAGGAAAGTTTCACATCATCAACGAGCACGAATTCTTCGACCCCAAATACCACTATGATTTCACCAAAGTGAAGGACACGCAGACGTATTACAGAGGTGGAGAGAAGTATGAACGTCCATGTGGTTGGCAGCGTTTTGCAATCAAGGTGAAtattgagagtgtgtgtgttgtttggggggggggctttCTGTGATTAGTTCATGCTGAACTGATTTCTTCTTTAACTCTGTATGAACATCTTGTTTTTGCTGACGGTCAGTGGTTTAACTCCTGTGGTGTCTTACACATACAAATGtttctgaatgaaaatatttgttgttgtcACAGGTCCTGGATAAATATGGTGGAAACACCTGGTTGGGAAACACAAACCGTAGCACCCAGTCTGTGTCAGGAGAGTGGCCTGTGTCCTACCATGGGACCTCACTGCAAGGTGCTGAAGGCATCATTGAAAGACACTACAAGGTTCAGtattatgttcattttttatgaCAGCTGGAACtagaaaatataatatttatgaaaaaaaaaagaggtggcCCTAAAACCTGCAGGAATAGTGCAGCAAAATAAGAAGAATAACAGGTTTGCCTGTTGACACCACAACACTAAACTACTTTTTCATGGCTGCATTTCCTGTAGTCAAACACGTGTTTTAAAGCTGCTTGAAAAGCACCAGGCAACACGgtttgttttgtacataaaTAACCAGCATTATGTAGGAGTAAAAATAGGTCTAGGCTTCCAGTTCCAGCAGAAGCAGAACTTTTAAATCATCCATGTAATGGAGattctataaatatataagttCTGTTCTGCATGTTAATGTGGACTTCAACTTGGACCTCAACTGTGGACTTGTTGTTGGTGCCAGACGGGCTGGTCTGagtatttcagaaactgctgatcCACTGGGATTTTCATGCATAACCATCTCTAGTGTTTACAGAGAATGGTCCGAAAAGGAGAAAATACCCAGCAGGCAGCAGTTGTGTGGATGAAAATGCCTCGTTGAGGTCAGAGGAGAATGAGCAGACTGGTTTGAGATGATAGAAAGACAACAATACCTCAAATAACCACAACCAAGGTATGCAGCGTAGCATCTCTGAACGCACAACACAAGGAGATGACCTACAGCAACAGAAGAACACGCCAGGTACCACTCCTGTCGACCAAGAACTGGAAACTGAGGCTACAGTTTGTACAGGCTCACCAAAATTGGAGCAATAGAAGATCTGGTCTGCTGAGTCTCCATATCTGCTGCAACATTCAGACGGTGAGGTCAGGATTTGGCATAAACAACATGGAAGCATGGATCCATCCTGCAGCTCAGGCTGGTGGTGGTGTGATGGTTCTTGGCACTCTTTGGTCACCTTAGTACCAACTGAGCATCTGAGTATTACTGCTGACCATGTCCTTCCCCTTATGACCACAGTGTACCCATCTTCTAATGGCTACTTCCACCAGAATAACACGTCATGTGACAATGACTTCACTGTTCTCAAATGGCCTCCACAGTCTCTAGATCTCAATCCAGTAGAACGTCTTAGGGATGTGGTGGAACAGGAGATTCGTATCTTGGATGTGCAGCTGACaaatctgctgcagctggtgaTGCTGTCTTGTCAATATCAACCAAAACCTCTGAGGAAGGTGTCCAGCACCTTGTTGAATCTATGCTACGAAGATCTAAGGCAGTTCTAAAGGCAAAAGGAGGTCCAACCCAGTGCTAgccaggtgtacctaataaagtggccggTGAGTGTGGAGTCGCAATAAAATAAGTTCCTActctcaaaagaaaacagacccATTTGTATaaacttacagtgggtacggaaagtattcagacccctttaaagttttcactctttgtgtcattgcagccatttgccaaaatcaaaaacgttcattttatttctcattaatgtacactcagcaccccatcttgacagaaaaaaacagaaatgtagacatttttgcaaatttattaaaaaagaaaaactgaaatatcacatggtcataagtattcagaccctgtgcagtgacactcatatttaactcacatgctgtccatttcttctgatcctccttgagatggttctgctccttcattggagtccagctgtgtttaattaaactgattggactcgattaggaaaggcacacacctgtctatataagaccttacagctcacagtgcatgtcagagcaaatgagaatcatgaggtcgaaggaactgcccaaggagctcagagacagaattgtggcaaggcacaagaatttctgcagcactcaaggttcctaagagcacagtggcctccataatcctcaaatggaaaaagtttgggacgaccagaactcttcctagacctggccgtccagccaaactgagcaatcgtgggagaagagccttggtgagagaggtaaagaagaacccaaagatcactgtggctgagctccagagatgcagtagggagatgggagaaagttccacaaagtccactatcactgcagccctccaccagtcggggctttatggcagagtggcccgacggaagcctctcctcagtgcaagacacatgaaagcctgcatagagtttgccaaaaaacacatgaaggactcccagactatgagaaataagattctctggtctgatgagaccaagattgaactttttggcgttaattctaagcggtatgtgtggagaaaaccaggcactgctcgtcACCTCCCCagtacaatccctacagtgaaacatggtggtgggagcatcatgttgtgggggtgtttttcagctgcagggacaggacgactggttgcacttcaaggaaagatgaatgcggccaagtacagagatatcctggaagaaaacctcttccagagtgctcaggacctcagactgggccgaaggttcacctttcaacaggacaatgaccctaagcacacagctaaaataacaaaggagtggcttcggaacaactttgtgaccgttcttgactggcccagccagagccctgacctaaacccaattgagcatctctggagagacctgaaaatggctgtccaccaacgttcaccatccaacctgacagaactggagaggatctgcaaggaagaatggcagaggatccccaaatccaggtgtgaaaaacttgttgcatcattcccaagaagactcatggctgtactagctcaaaaggtgcttctactcaatactgagcacagggtctgaatacttatgaccatgtgatatttcagtttttcttttgtaataaatttgcaaaaatttctacatttctgtttttttctgtcaagatggggtgctgagtgtacattaatgagaaataaaatgaactgtgaGGACTGGATTTCTCAAGTCTGTCTAAATATATTTGTCACATGcacataataaatatataattaaccATCTTAACTATCGGTGTTTGAGCTGATGTTGACCAGCTGGTTGAAAGTTAAATCTAAGTCATCTTGTATTTAACAGCCAGGTCCAGGAGAAGTGTACGGCCGAGGGATTTATTCCACCCCAGACCTGTCTGAGGCGTCTGTGTATGCCAAATCGTTCACCTCCAAGAAGACGGGCAAGAGGTACAAAGTGATTCTGCAGAATCGTATCAACCCTGAGTACAGAGTTCAATGCAGTCGCCCAAAGTACTGGCTGGTTCGTGTCCCCAAAGAAGTATCAAGTAGTGTAGTGGAGGAGCTGGTAGAAAGAGCCATCCGTCCTTATGGCCTCCTGCTGAAAGAGGTCCGATGGGGAACAGGGCACAAGAAAAACCCCAAATTTAACCTCTTCCTTCcctgagttttattttgaaaaggtggTGGCTGATGACGATTAACTCAAAATACTTTGATGtgttcaggtttattttccatGTGATGATGGATGTGGAGAAATAATGTGTCAACATGTTTTACAGAAGAATCAAATAAACACACCACAACTGATTTTCCTGCTTCTTTATTTAACGTTTCCTCttccagtcaaaagtttggacacaagCCATTTTCCCAGATTTTATTGAAATTCAATTCCAGTGAAGAACTTAGTAACCTGCCAGAGATGAAAAAGATGTTCTGTGGGTGAAGGAATAAAGGCCTTGAAGTGCCTTGAAATGTAAACAAgtgtatatactatatatacagCAATGTTCAAAATATGCTGTTacagaatcatggagtggaataacagctgaaaggtgacacaagttggttgactccatgtcacacagatgtgaagcagttataaaaaactgtagtcatacaactaaatattagtttagtgattcacaggattgctaaatcctagaaacaaaaacgtttgtacaaaatagttttgagtttgtacagtcaacggtAGACGCTGCtattttttgaacacacccctttcaactaattgcccagttgcacagccttaagaaCGTGCATgtcatgaatgctgggtcttgttttctgagaatctactgcacctactggtaacttgtttgtcatgtagcaataaaaaatatagt contains:
- the gtse1 gene encoding G2 and S phase-expressed protein 1, with translation MSCRANSDVCFLVDEKFDFEDPLSPESSKSDEEEDEVFVGPVSHKERCVSVNVASRIKDGGDGVRLSWSPLSGDQLEAVCQEAQRLATQLQGSDSSQLHCEDDESNDTTTKEEFILDAETKMGVFCQPSIALSPVKRQTFCVQDSPMKQLPPAVQKRLLKRSSTASSTRPMATKAISAIRPTVTSSSARSTARLSTSSPVAVAKVQPRAVLRGKALLGVGVVLPSKPAAPTTASTTSKGGVEKTRLQPPSKAVGNWKRSPASHSSSRAESYEDLLSDSMSVTSDVSDSSFNSSLVGKRTLVPPTKSVVRNLSGVKAPALQSKRVTDRRNTSSSSSSVSSFNSSFSLSPAKGKVNSSLNRSLSSSTGPTHSSANRPANHSRPRRSTVSVAVQPTTSSTSRRSLSAQARKLTEVERAKTARSTPLKRTEATPLHPTPIKRVLERAASIPATASVRPQTGLKAKPKLEALVLPTPSSGVRGVQHGDNVSKMMNPKRLMSASSMDSLLQKPFAGHLTPFAGHLTPPAGNCKLLQVKARRASALPTPVRRLASTIPSPTNQTRPTKLLSTSDPALAPDSTSTSRESSCSPAPADSKEAEPVDTPDIQPFCLEEEMEPPTASPCSAPQPDQSESTDPGALSDEQSEHSSNLIELESTEENSRKPEVLLMDLPAPALQPQEKLLIDLTNTPDLIRTSNKSCAATQLIDLSSPLIKWSPDDKKENAPLINLSF
- the LOC113133585 gene encoding uncharacterized protein LOC113133585; this encodes MVDHDLALEALSALCNTRVTSSQKHSGLLPNSVQLYSNKLIRQLLDGEASCPVAGRILHHIHTGGQARGPFPFDVDVNKITGKFHIINEHEFFDPKYHYDFTKVKDTQTYYRGGEKYERPCGWQRFAIKVLDKYGGNTWLGNTNRSTQSVSGEWPVSYHGTSLQGAEGIIERHYKPGPGEVYGRGIYSTPDLSEASVYAKSFTSKKTGKRYKVILQNRINPEYRVQCSRPKYWLVRVPKEVSSSVVEELVERAIRPYGLLLKEVRWGTGHKKNPKFNLFLP